A stretch of Schistocerca americana isolate TAMUIC-IGC-003095 chromosome 3, iqSchAmer2.1, whole genome shotgun sequence DNA encodes these proteins:
- the LOC124606184 gene encoding cuticle protein 16.5-like — protein sequence MRPKAGCRCRCPAGLRAGHSQTRPAPPSRPPPPYISGGAATDGTSGRSAQHSGLSDMIKLVVLSALVALASAKPGFLHGAVAPAAISYAAPAVAAAPAISYAAPAVAAAPAIAYAAPAAIAAPISATVVSKQVHYASTPVVTGYSAQVLKPNLGALATPAETVSKEQVIAPARSVATITPQITQVEPEVSVQSVPVDVPVPKPVVSEVEVRTPAVAAIAAPVAVATHAAPAIAAYAAAPAVVAGHAVTAYGIGGVHYKTLAAPIVKIH from the exons ATGCGGCCCAAGGccggctgccgctgccgctgcccggCGGGACTCCGCGCGGGCCACAGCCAGACACGCCCTGCGCCGCCGAGCCGGCCCCCTCCTCCCTATATAAGCGGCGGCGCGGCCACTGACGGCACTTCTGGACGCTCCGCACAGCACTCAGGACTCTCCGACATGATCAAGCTG GTGGTGCTGTCTGCCCTGGTGGCGCTCGCTTCCGCCAAGCCCGGCTTCCTGCACGGCGCCGTTGCACCCGCGGCCATatcctacgccgcccccgccgtaGCCGCCGCCCCCGCCATCTCGTATGCCGCCCCCGCCGTGGCCGCCGCCCCGGCCATCGCCTACGCCGCGCCCGCTGCCATCGCTGCCCCCATCAGCGCCACCGTCGTCTCCAAGCAG GTCCACTATGCCTCCACACCCGTGGTGACTGGCTACAGCGCTCAGGTTCTGAAACCCAATCTGGGTGCTCTGGCCACACCTGCTGAGACCGTGTCCAAGGAGCAGGTGATCGCCCCAGCCAGATCTGTCGCCACCATCACCCCTCAGATCACGCAG GTGGAGCCCGAAGTCAGCGTGCAGAGCGTCCCAGTGGACGTCCCCGTGCCCAAGCCGGTGGTGAGTGAGGTGGAGGTCCGCACCCCCGcagtcgccgccatcgccgccccCGTGGCCGTGGCCACCCACGCCGCCCCCGCTATCGCCGCgtacgccgccgcccccgccgtcgtcGCTGGGCATGCCGTCACCGCCTACGGCATCGGCGGCGTCCACTACAAGACACTGGCCGCCCCCATCGTCAAGATCCATTAG